In Mercenaria mercenaria strain notata chromosome 15, MADL_Memer_1, whole genome shotgun sequence, a single genomic region encodes these proteins:
- the LOC123554736 gene encoding uncharacterized protein LOC123554736, translating to MTRDMEYCNIATPEEDSSVFNWFITGLAIGGSVAVCLILMATIMFICKSMNSRKNRTNCGSNIGHIDSPDNMANANRRFEMRNLPNNPNRLGENLDTAARDNWDMPPAYSVIAAAGYPNVSKGAMSAAHDNPAYTEWSGNPWRDTDFNTEKRPCFKPRHDSPVPAKTDAWS from the exons ATGACTAGGGACATGGAATATTGCAACA TTGCTACCCCAGAGGAAGACAGTTCTGTATTCAACTGGTTCATTACCGGTCTAGCTATTGGTGGTTCTGTTGCAGTTTGTCTTATATTAATGGCCACGATCATGTTCATCTGTAAAAG caTGAACTCACGGAAGAACCGGACCAATTGTGGTAGCAATATCGGACATATAGATTCACCGGACAATATGGCTAACGCAAATCGTAGATTTGAGATGAG AAACCTCCCGAATAATCCGAATAGACTGGGGGAAAACTTAGATACTGCAGCTAGAGATAACTGGGACATGCCACCTGCATACAGTGTAATAGCAGCAGCTGGATACCCGAATGTTTCAAAGGGAGCGATGTCAGCAGCACACGACAA tccAGCATATACAGAATGGAGTGGAAATCCTTGGAGAGACACCGACTTTAATACAGAAAAACGCCCATGCTTCAAACCAAGGCATGACTCTCCAGTGCCAGCGAAGACTGATGCATGGTCCTAA